One Epidermidibacterium keratini DNA segment encodes these proteins:
- the mraY gene encoding phospho-N-acetylmuramoyl-pentapeptide-transferase, which translates to MRSILFGATIALITSLLLTPLLIRYLRRRAYGQQVRDDGPQTHLVKQGTPTMGGLVIVAATVLGYFGAHLISWTQFGSQPSVSGLLVLYLFVGLGLVGFLDDYIKIAKQRSLGLNKTAKLVGQLFVSISFAVMALNFKTAGTAPAAVTLSFVRDIAVLSLGSIGFVVFAVLFISGFSNATNLTDGLDGLAAGASTMVFGAYTVISFWQFNHQCLRSQVEGCYPVRDPLDLALLAAAMMGACFGFLWWNANPARIYMGDTGSLALGGGMAGFAIISRTELLLFVLGALFVAVTLSVALQVAFFKATGRRIFRMAPLHHHFELAGWTEMTVVVRFWIVTGAAVALGLGIFYADWLGRATLQ; encoded by the coding sequence ATGAGGTCGATCCTGTTCGGCGCGACCATCGCGTTGATCACCTCGCTGTTGCTCACGCCGCTGCTGATCCGCTACCTGCGCCGGCGCGCATACGGCCAGCAGGTGCGCGATGACGGACCGCAGACCCACCTGGTCAAGCAGGGCACCCCGACCATGGGCGGACTGGTCATCGTTGCCGCGACGGTGCTCGGCTACTTCGGCGCGCACCTGATCTCCTGGACCCAGTTTGGCAGCCAGCCGTCGGTCTCCGGGCTGCTCGTGCTCTACCTGTTTGTCGGGCTCGGGCTGGTCGGCTTCCTCGACGACTACATCAAGATCGCCAAGCAGCGCAGCCTTGGGCTCAACAAGACGGCCAAGCTCGTCGGGCAGCTGTTTGTCTCGATCAGCTTCGCGGTCATGGCGCTGAACTTCAAGACGGCCGGGACCGCACCCGCGGCGGTCACCTTGTCGTTCGTGCGCGACATCGCCGTACTCAGCCTCGGCTCCATCGGCTTCGTCGTCTTCGCGGTCCTGTTTATCAGCGGCTTCTCCAACGCCACCAACCTGACCGACGGCCTCGACGGGCTGGCCGCCGGCGCCTCGACGATGGTCTTCGGCGCCTACACCGTCATCAGTTTCTGGCAGTTCAACCACCAGTGCCTGCGCTCGCAGGTCGAGGGCTGCTACCCGGTCCGCGACCCGCTCGACCTTGCGCTGCTGGCCGCCGCGATGATGGGCGCCTGCTTCGGGTTCCTGTGGTGGAACGCCAACCCGGCCCGCATCTACATGGGCGATACCGGCTCGCTCGCGCTCGGCGGCGGGATGGCGGGCTTCGCGATCATCAGCCGCACCGAGCTGCTGCTGTTTGTGCTCGGCGCGCTCTTCGTCGCCGTCACCTTGTCGGTCGCGCTGCAGGTCGCATTCTTCAAGGCCACCGGCAGACGTATCTTCCGCATGGCGCCGTTACATCACCACTTCGAGCTAGCCGGCTGGACCGAGATGACCGTGGTGGTCCGATTCTGGATCGTCACCGGTGCCGCGGTGGCGCTCGGTCTTGGCATCTTCTATGCCGACTGGCTCGGCCGCGCCACGTTGCAGTAG